In the Silurus meridionalis isolate SWU-2019-XX chromosome 6, ASM1480568v1, whole genome shotgun sequence genome, one interval contains:
- the LOC124387519 gene encoding E3 ubiquitin-protein ligase TRIM21-like: protein MESSKSLVLLWAKELDRLDLSIEVTKKALVEAEVTQMKNKDVCYTQHKFSLIHRHLDEVLPYLEFVVWSLLSQDTEEHVSKIWLPAKQREWKTTKQKYIPNSVWQWIQSASVNVHLDSNSCHPWLCVSENKQEVYELHEAPREQQLDSPEQFDKQPFVLGLNRFSSGRHYWEVNVPAKGSWRLGVAAASAQRKGRFNVAPGSGYWTICSRSETLHACTDPPTKLPNSVPLQVVGVYVDYEEGQVSFYNAKSRFQMYTFTQTFRDVLFPVFACLDGNTVLKISTL, encoded by the exons GTCAATAGAAGTGACAAAGAAAGCATTAGTGGAAGCAGAGGTTACACAAATGAAGAATAAAGATGTGTGTTATACTCAACACA AATTTAGCTTAATACATAGACATCTAGATGAAGTTCTTCCTTATCTGGAGTTTGTGGTGTGGTCTCTTCTCTCACAGGATACAGAG GAGCATGTTTCAAAAATATGGCTACCAGCTAAGCAGAGAGAATGGAAAACAA CCAAACAGAAATATATCCCTAATTCAG tttggcAGTGGATTCAGAGTGCCTCag TTAATGTGCATCTAGATTCCAATTCATGCCACCCCTGGTTATGTGTttctgaaaacaaacaagaagtGTATGAATTGCATGAGGCGCCTCGAGAGCAGCAGTTGGATAGTCCTGAACAGTTTGACAAACAACCGTTTGTCCTAGGACTCAACAGATTCTCCAGTGGGAGACACTACTGGGAGGTGAATGTACCAGCAAAAGGATCATGGAGGTTAGGGGTAGCGGCTGCATCTGCTCAAAGAAAAGGCCGCTTTAACGTTGCTCCAGGATCAGGGTACTGGACTATTTGCAGCAGATCTGAGACTCTCCATGCATGCACTGATCCCCCTACCAAGCTGCCGAATTCTGTACCACTTCAGGTGGTTGGGGTTTATGTGGACTATGAGGAAGGACAAGTGTCCTTTTATAATGCTAAAAGCAGGTTCCAAATGTATACTTTCACCCAGACTTTTAGAGATGTGCTTTTCCCTGTTTTTGCTTGTTTGGATGGGAATACTGTACTAAAAATCTCTAC attataa
- the LOC124388125 gene encoding E3 ubiquitin-protein ligase TRIM21-like, translated as MRKRGTYSTAEKSSPVSATMFPINWQSLPPETSREFKENATAAQSAPWNKPTLSNKPDLVQIRSRNECFQLLKDMAKELEDINKGRNKNSLERHKKVSGEDSVVVDVESSKSLILSWAKELDRISMSRGVTKKASIEADVTQMKNNNVCDIQDSERLMKWAQELQNVTENLKLKDEDLKQIFTHQKRLVQLAEVVPFLEFVVWSILSCDSEEDVSKIWLPAKQKTWKTSSQKYIPTSVWQWIQSASVDVHLDSSSCHPWLCVSKDKLKVYELHEAPREQQLDNPEQFDKQPFVLGLNRFSSGRHYWEVNVPAKGSWRLGVAAASAQRKGRFNVAPGSGYWTICSRSETLQACTDPPTKLPNSVPLQVVGVYVDYEEGQVSFYNAKSRFHMYTFTQTFRDVLFLFLLVWMGILY; from the exons ATG agaaaaagaggaacatACTCTACGGCAGAGAAGTCATCACCCGTCTCTGCG ACAATGTTTCCCATCAATTGGCAAAGCCTGCCACCAGAAACTTCACGGGAATTTAAAGAAAATGCAACAGCAGCACAATCTGCACCCTGGAATAAACCTACTCTCAGTAATAAG CCTGACCTGGTACAAATTCGAAGCCGGAATGAATGTTTTCAGTTGCTCAAAGACATGGCCAAGGAGCTTGAGGATATCAACAAG gGCAGAAATAAAAACTCACTGGAAAGGCACAAAAAAGTTTCAGGAGAAGATTCTGTGGTGGTTGATGTAGAGAGCAGCAAGAGTCTTATTCTGTCATGGGCTAAAGAATTGGACAGGATTAGTATGTCAAGAGGAGTGACAAAGAAAGCATCAATCGAAGCAGATGTTACACAAATGAAGAATAACAATGTGTGCGATATTCAAGACAGTGAGAGGCTCATGAAGTGGGCACAAGAGTTGCAGAATGTCACAGAG aacttGAAACTTAAAGATGAAGACTTAAAGCAGATTTTTACACATCAAAAAAGGCTTGTACAACTAGCTGAAGTTGTTCCCTTTCTGGAGTTTGTGGTGTGGTCAATTCTCTCATGTGACTCTGAG GAGGATGTTTCAAAAATATGGTTGCCTGCTAAGCAGAAAACATGGAAGACAA GCAGCCAGAAATATATTCCTACTTCAG TTTGGCAGTGGATTCAGAGTGCCTCAG TTGATGTGCATCTAGATTCCAGTTCATGCCACCCCTGGCTCTGCGTGTCCAAGGACAAATTGAAAGTGTATGAACTGCATGAGGCGCCTCGAGAGCAGCAGTTGGATAATCCTGAACAGTTTGACAAACAACCGTTTGTCCTAGGACTCAACAGATTCTCCAGTGGGAGACACTACTGGGAGGTGAATGTACCAGCAAAAGGATCATGGAGGTTAGGGGTAGCGGCTGCATCTGCTCAAAGAAAAGGCCGCTTTAACGTTGCTCCAGGATCAGGGTACTGGACTATTTGCAGCAGATCTGAGACTCTCCAAGCATGCACTGATCCCCCTACCAAGCTGCCGAATTCTGTACCACTTCAGGTGGTTGGGGTTTATGTGGACTATGAGGAAGGACAAGTGTCCTTTTATAATGCTAAAAGCAGGTTCCATATGTATACTTTCACCCAGACTTTTAGAGATGTGCTTTTCCTGTTTTTGCTTGTTTGGATGGGAATACTGTACTAA
- the mpdu1b gene encoding mannose-P-dolichol utilization defect 1b gives MATSEKAVSASFMEPFREILVNYLMPEKCYDEFFLNFNFLHVDCLKIIISKGLGIGIILGSVLVKLPQILKLLSAKSAEGLSFNSVMLELLSLTGTMVYSIAKSFPFSAWGEVFFLMLQSLAIGFLIQHYKGCTMKGLGFLVIFFGLLAVLVSPLTPMFVVTTMQASNMPAIILGRLIQAGANYRNGHTGQLSAVSVFLLFAGSLARIFTTVQETGDSLMVLSYIISSSCNGLIAAQVLYYWNVSPVVKKKAE, from the exons ATGGCGACGAGCGAGAAAGCCGTGTCTGCATCCTTCATGGAGCCTTTCAGAGAAATCCTGGTGAATTATTTAATGCCCGAAAAATGTTACGACGAGTTCTTCCTGAATTTTAATTTTCTACACG TGGACTGCCTGAAGATAATAATTAGCAAAGGGTTAGGCATTGGGATCATCCTTGGCTCTGTACTTG TGAAATTGCCTCAGATCTTGAAGCTGCTCAGTGCTAAGAGTGCAGAAGGACTAAGTTTTAATTCTGTGATGCTGGAGCTGCTGTCCCTCACAGGCACTATGGTCTACAGCATCGCTAAAAGCTTTCCCTTTAG tgcctGGGGTGAAGTGTTCTTCCTCATGTTGCAGTCATTGGCTATTGGATTTCTTATCCAGCATTATAAAGGATGCACAATGAAAG GATTGGGCTTTCTAGTTATCTTTTTTGGCCTGTTGGCTGTCCTTGTTTCTCCTCTCACCCCCATGTTTGTCGTCACCACCATGCAAGCCTCGAACATGCCAGCTATAATCTTAGGACGG ctcATTCAGGCAGGTGCCAACTATAGGAACGGCCACACAGGACAGCTGTCAGCTGTATCTGTTTTCCTTCTGTTTGCTGGTTCTTTGGCACGTATATTCACTACAGTGCAG GAAACAGGTGACTCCCTGATGGTTCTTTCCTATATCATCTCATCCAGTTGTAATGGACTAATCGCTGCTCAGGTTCTGTATTACTGGAATGTCAGTccagtagttaaaaaaaaagctgagtaA